One Streptomyces sp. L2 genomic window carries:
- the coaE gene encoding dephospho-CoA kinase has protein sequence MLKVGLTGGIGAGKSEVSRLLVEHGAVLIDADRIAREVVAPGTPGLAAVVEAFGTDVLTADGSLDRPRLGSIVFADPGRLAVLNSIVHPLVGARSGELESAAAEDAVVVHDVPLLTENGLAPLYDVVVVVDASPETQLDRLVRLRGMTEDDARARMAAQATREQRLRIADIVIDNDVPLDALHKRVGEVWDDLTRRARESR, from the coding sequence ATGCTGAAAGTGGGCCTGACCGGCGGAATCGGCGCCGGCAAGAGCGAGGTGTCCCGGCTGCTGGTGGAGCACGGCGCCGTACTGATCGACGCGGACCGCATCGCGCGTGAGGTCGTCGCTCCCGGCACGCCCGGCCTCGCGGCCGTCGTCGAGGCCTTCGGCACGGACGTCCTGACCGCCGACGGCAGCCTGGACCGGCCGCGGCTCGGCTCGATCGTCTTCGCCGACCCCGGGAGACTGGCCGTCCTCAACTCGATCGTGCACCCCCTCGTGGGCGCCCGCTCCGGCGAACTGGAGAGCGCCGCCGCCGAGGACGCCGTGGTCGTGCACGACGTCCCGCTGCTCACGGAGAACGGGCTGGCGCCGCTGTACGACGTCGTGGTCGTCGTCGACGCGAGCCCCGAGACCCAGCTGGACCGGCTGGTACGGCTGCGCGGGATGACCGAGGACGACGCACGCGCGCGTATGGCCGCGCAGGCGACCCGTGAACAGCGCCTGCGGATCGCGGACATCGTGATCGACAACGACGTACCGCTGGACGCCCTGCACAAGCGCGTCGGCGAGGTCTGGGACGACCTCACGCGCCGGGCACGCGAGTCCCGGTGA
- a CDS encoding acyltransferase domain-containing protein, with product MLPDADDLPELLLDLSVPHEDINELVGLRRTLAGDPGALRLLHACVTELLEEPAETGRTPDLGDLFAASPAALGGSFAVFVFVAALPHTLALHRRRGIPAEVSRRTLADLGRNLTVYRRRHGVIGLHHKRWLVRHFRGELFQLGRLQFERARLGQRGSTAIAAAGLDAAPGMPCLNLHIPDFLGPLTPSACDRSLDLARDFFGRHFPEERVETALCHSWLLDPQLKRYLPAESNIVRFQERFRPAREDNERADTEPVRFVFGDPDLPVAELPRRTSVERAVGDHLRAGGHWHIGHGWFPLELE from the coding sequence GTGCTGCCGGACGCCGACGACCTGCCCGAACTGCTTCTCGATCTCAGTGTGCCGCACGAGGACATCAACGAACTCGTCGGGCTGCGGCGCACCCTCGCCGGGGACCCGGGCGCACTGAGACTCCTCCACGCGTGCGTGACGGAGCTGCTGGAAGAACCGGCGGAGACGGGCCGCACGCCCGATCTCGGCGACCTGTTCGCGGCGTCGCCCGCCGCACTGGGCGGTTCCTTCGCCGTCTTCGTCTTCGTCGCCGCCCTCCCGCACACCCTCGCTCTCCACCGGCGACGTGGCATCCCGGCCGAGGTCTCCCGCCGCACCCTGGCGGACCTGGGCCGGAACCTGACGGTGTACCGCCGACGGCACGGAGTGATCGGGCTGCACCACAAACGCTGGCTCGTCCGGCACTTCCGCGGCGAGCTGTTCCAGCTGGGCCGGCTGCAGTTCGAGCGGGCGCGGCTCGGACAGCGCGGCTCCACGGCGATCGCGGCGGCCGGCCTGGACGCGGCCCCGGGCATGCCCTGCCTGAACCTCCACATCCCCGACTTCCTCGGTCCCCTGACCCCGTCGGCCTGCGACCGTTCGCTGGACCTGGCCCGGGACTTCTTCGGCCGGCACTTCCCCGAGGAACGCGTCGAGACCGCCCTGTGCCATTCCTGGCTGCTGGACCCGCAGTTGAAGCGCTACCTGCCGGCCGAGTCCAACATCGTCCGCTTCCAGGAACGGTTCCGGCCCGCACGGGAGGACAACGAACGCGCCGACACCGAGCCCGTCCGGTTCGTCTTCGGGGATCCGGACCTGCCGGTGGCGGAGTTGCCGCGGCGCACCTCGGTGGAGCGGGCG
- a CDS encoding DUF6343 family protein — protein sequence MRTGSEPATARSALRARFWLSLWGVAWAIFGTAAFAFAGRTGWAAACGALWLVATIDLALIVRHRRQGPHYQPGPDIPPYRPVDGDLRYGPRRPYRNRRPFGRPPRHGHP from the coding sequence ATGCGTACAGGCAGTGAACCGGCGACCGCGCGCAGCGCACTGCGGGCGCGGTTCTGGCTGAGCCTGTGGGGGGTCGCCTGGGCGATCTTCGGTACGGCGGCGTTCGCGTTCGCCGGGCGCACCGGCTGGGCGGCCGCCTGCGGGGCGCTGTGGCTCGTGGCCACCATCGACCTGGCCTTGATCGTCCGGCACCGCCGGCAGGGCCCGCACTACCAGCCCGGCCCGGACATCCCGCCGTACCGGCCGGTGGACGGCGACCTGCGATACGGGCCGAGACGGCCGTACCGGAACAGGCGGCCGTTCGGCCGGCCACCGCGCCACGGGCATCCGTGA
- a CDS encoding tetratricopeptide repeat protein: MPETSGSSGQTPETHVIDYRAAEHLLSARDPRGAVKLLDGVIAAHPENTAARLLRARAFFAAAQLRPAELEFTIVLEREPDNAFAHFALARTYERQGRPDQAKRHFRLAAALDPNPEYLKAARFDS; this comes from the coding sequence GTGCCCGAGACCAGCGGTTCCAGCGGACAGACCCCGGAGACGCATGTCATCGACTACCGCGCCGCCGAGCACCTGCTCAGCGCACGGGACCCCCGGGGAGCGGTGAAGCTGCTCGACGGGGTCATCGCCGCGCATCCGGAGAACACGGCCGCGCGTCTGCTCCGCGCGCGTGCCTTCTTCGCGGCGGCGCAACTGCGACCGGCGGAGCTGGAGTTCACGATCGTCCTGGAGCGCGAGCCGGACAACGCCTTCGCGCACTTCGCGCTCGCCCGCACCTATGAGCGGCAGGGCCGCCCCGACCAGGCCAAACGGCACTTCCGGCTGGCCGCGGCGCTGGACCCGAACCCCGAGTACCTGAAGGCGGCCCGGTTCGACTCCTGA